Proteins from a genomic interval of Diceros bicornis minor isolate mBicDic1 chromosome 34, mDicBic1.mat.cur, whole genome shotgun sequence:
- the USP29 gene encoding ubiquitin carboxyl-terminal hydrolase 29 has translation MAPLKIHGFIQIWSKKTGVTKSREVSIKTVEGKKETSLVVIFNSGEFIRVFQLSNNITSVVLRHDGERQSCLNLTLKNNSSLFIDKLSYRDAEQLKMFLDKVHQNKFQSPMKSDNDWGVFDSRNTQKEIDKTPFHKVCDKPNYGSFNIEKGSETPFPQKVPSLMLKSPMLVTTGLSGNQGGKWKRTLSYGLEMNEGLQEENNPILNKKLKADSFKYVSSNEKKPLHLKDLRRNRNSKYEPPCWTISPENPSLDKPVLSVQPLSSKRSLEFPSEQIYSQNDPGWNEPQVSLGSHPEQLWQGFPNLGNTCYMNAILQSLFAIPSFADDLLMQGVPWKKIPFRALVMHFSQLLVLKDVCNIRTKKELLVNIKSAISVVSETFSGNMQNDAHEFLGHCLDRLKEDMEKLNSTLRTERELGDENSSPHMYAGNAAAKVFVCPVVANFEFELQCSIICKSCGWVVLKAEPSNYLSINLPQETKPLPFSIQNSFDLFFRAEELEYNCKRCRHTSSVAMHKFSRLPRVLIVHLKRYSFNGVWLLVKDNHRVHIPKYLSLSSHCNDSTKPPLLLGRNAPTGDSKVLKISQEMTSEVISPSTPSVKLIPESSDSLALQIGSDKDAEPQNDQKICEESSQEQQQTDLENGSKLNVIESELVNSGDRTVSEKKLPAADSMDQEDSSLPMICEGGGKPTSSPHTGLVESHLQEVPDNPELKKYEKTKAFIELGFDSVTETTEDFYEDKENRIPERPQGMAEQLQQHDGKRIYEEFLQQEPTPSIGKPNAQEHTEKDLNIHQKANLNSLGALGSDKNPGSKEILDTENTEAEARELKRNAKMGDPLHAYRLISVVSHLGHSPNSGHYISDVYDFQRQAWFTYSDLQVSQIKESVMQKARLCTGYIFFYMHNEIFEALLGKAKNSQVLRTEVGMLPYSGGTRGR, from the coding sequence atggcTCCTCTAAAGATACATGGTTTTATCCAAATTTGGAGCAAGAAGACCGGGGTAACTAAATCTAGAGAAGTATCCATCAAAACagtggaaggaaaaaaggaaactagCCTGGTGGTCATTTTCAACTCTGGAGAATTTATAAGGGTTTTTCAGCTAAGTAATAATATTACAAGTGTGGTCCTTAGACATGATGGAGAGAGACAAAGTTGCCTGAAtttaactttgaaaaataatagCTCCTTGTTTATTGACAAATTATCCTACAGAGATGCTGAGCAGTTGAAGATGTTCCTGGACAAAGTCCATCAAAACAAATTCCAATCACCTATGAAATCTGATAATGATTGGGGTGTTTTTGACAGCAGGAATACACAGAAAGAAATTGACAAAACTCCATTTCACAAAGTTTGTGACAAGCCAAATTATGGATCATTTAATATAGAAAAAGGAAGTGAAACACCTTTCCCTCAGAAGGTGCCTTCATTAATGTTAAAATCACCAATGCTTGTCACAACAGGGCTATCAGGAAATCAAGGTGGAAAGTGGAAAAGAACGCTATCATATGGTCTAGAGATGAATGAGGGCCTCCAGGAAGAAAATAACCCCATACTAAACAAGAAACTGAAGGCAGATTCCTTTAAGTATGTAAGCAGCAATGAGAAGAAACCATTGCATTTAAAAGatttaagaaggaatagaaattcaaaatatgaaCCTCCGTGCTGGACCATCTCTCCTGAAAATCCTAGCCTAGATAAGCCTGTTCTTTCAGTCCAGCCTCTCTCTTCCAAAAGAAGTTTGGAATTTCCATCAGAACAAATATATAGTCAGAATGACCCAGGATGGAATGAACCCCAGGTGTCTCTTGGCTCTCACCCAGAACAACTATGGCAAGGCTTTCCCAATTTGGGAAACACCTGTTACATGAATGCAATTTTACAGTCCCTATTTGCGATTCCATCATTTGCGGATGACTTACTCATGCAAGGTGTCCCGTGGAAGAAAATTCCATTCCGTGCTCTGGTTATGCACTTCAGCCAGTTACTGGTATTAAAAGATGTTTGTAACATACGGACCAAGAAAGAGTTACTTGTAAATATTAAAAGTGCCATTTCAGTGGTTTCAGAGACATTCTCTGGCAACATGCAGAATGATGCTCATGAGTTTTTAGGTCACTGTTTAGATCGGCtgaaagaggacatggaaaaaTTAAACAGCACTTTGAGGACTGAGAGAGAACTTGGGGATGAAAATTCATCTCCGCACATGTATGCTGGTAATGCTGCCGCCAAAGTATTTGTTTGTCCTGTTGTTGCTAATTTTGAGTTTGAATTGCAGTGCTCCATTATTTGTAAAAGCTGTGGTTGGGTTGTTCTCAAGGCAGAACCAAGTAATTATCTCTCCATCAACCTTCCCCAAGAAACAAAACCACTTCCTTTCTCTATTCAAAATTCCTTTGATCTTTTCTTTAGAGCAGAAGAACTTGAGTATAACTGTAAGAGGTGCAGGCACACGAGTTCTGTTGCAATGCACAAATTCAGTAGGCTTCCCAGGGTCCTTATTGTTCATCTGAAACGATATAGCTTTAATGGTGTTTGGTTGCTAGTGAAGGATAACCATCGAGTCCATATTCCCAAGTATTTAAGCTTATCTTCTCATTGCAATGATAGCACCAAACCACCTCTTCTCTTGGGTAGAAATGCACCTACTGGGGACTCCAAAGTCCTGAAAATCTCGCAAGAGATGACTTCTGAGGTCATCAGCCCATCGACACCTTCAGTAAAGTTGATCCCAGAATCCAGTGATTCCCTGGCTTTACAAATTGGATCAGACAAGGATGCCGAACCACAAAATGATCAGAAAATCTGTGAAGAGTCAAGCCaagaacagcagcagacagaccTGGAAAATGGTTCTAAACTGAATGTAATAGAGTCAGAACTGGTAAACTCAGGAGATAGGACAGTCAGTGAAAAGAAGCTGCCAGCAGCTGACTCGATGGATCAAGAAGATAGTTCTCTTCCTATGATCTGTGAAGGTGGAGGTAAACCTACCAGCAGCCCACACACAGGTCTTGTAGAGAGTCATCTTCAAGAGGTACCTGACAATCCAGAACTTAAGAAATATGAGAAAACCAAAGCATTTATAGAGTTAGGCTTTGACAGTGTCACTGAGACTACTGAAGATTTTTATGAGGATAAAGAAAACAGGATTCCAGAAAGACCTCAAGGAATGGCTGAACAACTCCAGCAGCATGATGGGAAGAgaatctatgaggaattccttcAGCAGGAACCGACTCCAAGCATTGGGAAGCCGAATGCCCAGGAACACACAGAGAAGGACCTCAATATTCATCAGAAGGCTAACCTGAATTCCCTTGGTGCACTGGGTTCTGACAAGAACCCTGGAAGCAAAGAAATtttagatacagagaacacagAAGCTGAAGCCAGGGAACTGAAAAGAAATGCCAAGATGGGAGATCCTCTTCATGCCTACCGGCTCATCAGTGTGGTCAGCCATCTCGGGCACTCCCCAAACTCAGGCCATTACATCAGCGATGTTTATGACTTTCAGAGGCAGGCCTGGTTCACATACAGTGATTTACAAGTGTCGCAAATCAAAGAGTCTGTGATGCAGAAGGCTAGGCTTTGCACTGGGTATATCTTCTTTTACATGCACAATGAGATCTTTGAGGCACTATTAGGAAAGGCAAAGAATTCCCAGGTACTTAGAACAGAGGTAGGGATGCTCCCTTACTCAGGAGGAacaagaggaagatga
- the DUXA gene encoding double homeobox protein A: MAQDVSPNKTTATNRRRSRAKFTEDQLKILVNAFNQKPYPGYATKKRLASEINTEESRIQIWFQNRRARHRFQKRSEPEEDLKSSQDEDHHEEKIRSREDRRCRTSYTSSQLHTLIEAFMKNPYPGIDSREQLAKEIGVPESRVQIWFQNRRSRFHVQRKREPDEALEQRQDQGQDP, encoded by the exons AGACCACAGCGACAAATCGTAGACGCAGCCGTGCCAAATTCACGGAAGATCAATTGAAAATCCTCGTCAACGCATTCAACCAAAAACCTTACCCAGGTTACGCTACCAAAAAAAGACTTGCTTCAGAAATCAACACTGAAGAGTCTAGAATCCAG ATTTGGTTTCAGAATCGAAGAGCTAGGCACCGATTCCAGAAAAGATCAGAACCTGAGGAGGACTTAAAATCAAGCCAAGATGAAGATCACCATGAAGAAAAGATTCGAA GTAGAGAAGACAGACGGTGCCGTACCAGCTACACTTCCTCCCAGTTACACACCCTCATCGaggcatttatgaaaaacccataCCCTGGGATTGATTCCAGAGAGCAACTTGCTAAAGAAATTGGAGTTCCAGAGTCGAGAGTCCAA ATTTGGTTTCAAAATCGAAGATCTAGATTCCATGTCCAGAGAAAAAGAGAACCTGATGAGGCCTTAGAACAGAGACAAGACCAGGGACAAGATCCCTGA